A window of Pullulanibacillus sp. KACC 23026 genomic DNA:
ACGGTTAGTATTCAACAAATCCATTCATTTAATAAATCCGATTTGGTTCGAAGTCTTTTGGATAAATATAATATTACTCATGCAGCCGTAGTTGGAGATCGGTTATCGGATATTAGCGCTGCCAAAAACAACGGATTACTAGCCATTGGCTGTCATTTCGATTTTGCAAAAGAAGAAGAACTTTCTCAGGCGGATCTTGTCATACATGACTTAATGGAATTAAAAACGATTTTACCTAAATTGTAAGAACCAATTAACCGATAAGGAGCGGCAAATAGATATAAAACTTTTTGGGGGAGAGGGTTATCATCGGAAATTCAAACATTTGTCTTTCGAGTGGTCGGCTGCATTTACGAGAATTTAAGGAAGATGACTGGGTGGCTGTTCATCAGTATGCCTCTCAAGACATCGTTTGTCGCTATCAGACTTGGGGACCTAACCGTGAAGAGGACTCGAAGGCATTTGTAAATCAAGTGATGAGTGCGGCCATTCAAGAACCGAGAACAAGATTTGCTTTTGCTATTATTTATGATTCGTCAATGATTGGTGCCGGGGAATTAACGATTAGAGATTCCATTAACAAAGCCGGTGAAATGGGCTATATAGTAAACCCAAATTATTGGGGGAAAGGAATTGCAACAGAGGCTGCAAAACTATTGATTCATTATGGGTTTGAAACACTTCAACTCCACAGGATCTATGCCACCTGCGATCCAAGAAACATTGGATCGGCCAAAGTTTTAAAAAAGGTTGGGATGACCCAGGAAGGGAGAATGCGTGATCATTTGTTAATCAAAGATGGATGGAGAGATTCATTGCTACATAGTATCTTAGAACACGAATGGAAGAAACAATGAAGGCTACTTCTTTCATAAACAATGTTTCGTTTTTACAAAACAGTCAGCGTGAATCTGGTTATTAGGCACACGCTTTTTTTATAGATTTAAATGGTTGGTTTTTATTTATATAAGCCAAATGCTTATTCACATTTAATTTTCATAAGTTTTTCTTATCTATGAGTATAAGAAATCAAACATTTTAAATTAGTTAGATTTGCGTTATATTGTTTTCAATATAAGTAAAGTGGTGGTGGCTGAGATGGAAAATGAAAATAAAGGGAATGTTCAACATCAATTTGGAAAAAGTGCAGCTTCATACGTTAATAGTCCCATACACAAAGAGGGGAGAGATCTTAAGAAGTTAGTTGAGATCGCCGACACGGTCGGGACGGAAGAACTTCTCGATATTGCGACAGGCGGCGGCCATACGGCTAATGCCTTTGCTTCTCTTGTAAAACAAGTGACAGCGCTTGATTTAACGAAAGAAATGCTTGAAGCAGCTGAACAATTTATTACAGGGAATGGGCATCAGAATGTGAAATTTGTGTCGGGCGATGCGGAAAGTCTTCCTTTTCCTAATCAATCTTTTGATCTCGTAACGTGCCGAATTGCGGCGCATCATTTCCCACATGTCCAAGCTTTTATTTCTGAAGTCGCGCGCGTGCTTCGAACAAATGGTCAATTTCTGCTTGATGATAATGTGGTTCCGGAATCGGATGTATTGGATCAATTTTATAATCAATTAGAGAAAATGCGGGATTATAGTCATTTTCGAGCTTGGAAAAAGTCAGAGTGGATTCGAATGCTGGAAACAAGCGGGTTGGTTATCCAAGAATGGCACCGATTTGAGAAGACCTTTCAATTTGCACCTTGGTGTGACCGCATGAACCTTTCCCCTACTGATAAAGACGCTTTAACCCAATTTCTATTAAACAGTTCCCATGAAATGAAGCAAAAGTTTGAGGTGGTAATTGAAAATGACATCATCCAATCCTTTAAAGGAGAAGCATTTGTCTTAAAGGCTACAAAACCAAGTAACTAAATGAATCGCTGCTCATTTTTATTAATTGAAGGATGGGAGAGAAATCGATGACCATTAGAAAGGCTAGTCTAAGTGATCTGTCTGAAATCACACGCCTTTGTTTGCCATTAGGTTATCCCGTGTCAGAGAAAGAAATTTCCTCGCGTGTAGATCAAATATTAAACGACAATGATCATGCGGTTTTCGTGTTTGAAACCAATGAAGGTTTAGAAACTCTATCTGGCTGGATCCACATTTTTGGGAAACACTTGATTGAACTGGAATATGCCGAAATTGGTGGATTAGTGGTTGATATTGAAAAAAGGCGGCAACGAATAGGCGAGAGGTTAATGAGAAGATGTGAAGAGTGGGCGAAAGAAAAGGGGTATGAAGAAATCAGATTACGTTCAGGTGGACAGAGAAAAGAAGCCCATGCTTTTTATGAAAAAATCGGCTATCAAAACATTAATTGGCAGCAATTATTTAAACGACAACTTTAAAGACTTTTAACTTAAATGGCTTTGTCATCTAATAAAGAGGTGAAAACTTGTATATTTCCCAATTAAGTGAAGCGGATCTGACAGACGAACGGATGGCCGATTTGTTATTTAAAGGGATTGAGGATGATCAAAAATCTGGTGATTGTATCTTTGTTGTAGGAAGCAGCAAGGCGCTTCAATATCGTTTACCTAAAGCGGTAGAGCTTTATCAACAAGGGAGAGCCGGAAAGCTATTATTCTCTGGCGGTATGCGATGGGAGGAAGGCGGTTTACCTGAAGCACTCACATTAAAGAATGAAGCCATAGCATTAGGGGTGCCGGAGACCGACATTTTAATAGAAGACGGGTCATTGAATACATTAGAAAATGTCGTGGCTTCCTTATTGGTATTGGACAGAGCGTTTCACTTATATGCGATTAAACGTCTATTAGTCGTAACCACTTCGTATCATATGAGAAGGCTTCACTTAACATTAAAAACCTATATGCCCAAATGGATTGAATTTACCTTGTGCCAGGCCAATGATACAAATACAAATAAGAATAATTGGTTTCTTACTGAAAAAGGGAGAAGGCGAGTGCGAACAGAATGCTTAAAGCTAATCAAATATGTGAAACAAGGCGCTCTCGTGGATCTTGATCTTGGTGACCTGTAGATGAACGAAAGAATGTTATTAGAAAAGGGCTTCCCAAAATAGGAATTGATGGCGAGCCCTTTATCTGATGGCTACTCTCTAGCAGCCTGAGTTTTCGTTTTATGACGATATATGAAAATCACTTTGTTGTAAGACGGGTGCTTTGGAAGGCGTCGCTGTTCTTTTTTTCTTGGCCATTTTTTTTACTGAATTTCTGACGCTCTCTGGTGCGATTGAAGCCTTCAAGTAACAAGTTATATGACAAAATAACTAAAAAGAAGAAGGCAAGCGGGATCAGTACGGTCCATGGGGGGGGCACCAAAATTCTGATACTGGTAGCCTATAAAGCCCGACCACTCGTTAGTTCTAGGAATAACGTCCGTTTCCATGGCCCTCCTAATGACATCGGTCCCGCCAAAGTAGAGCTGGAGAACACCGAGCTGGCCAATCATTAATAAAGCTTGAATGATTGGCTGGATCCAGACGACAAACACGTTTGGCATAAGCTCTGGCAGGACATGCTTTCGAATTTGTGTCCATTTACTGGCACCTAATGTTTTCGAGACATTGACATACTCCTTTTTTAGTAAATCGCGTGCCTCATCGGCAAACATTTTGCTTACGAGGGGAACGGATACCGCTGTAAGCAGTATCGTTTCGAATAGGACAACATCCCAGAGAGTTGTAGGCGGATACTGGGAATAACCGCCGGAATATCGAATGACATCCATAAAGAAGACATATTTATCGTTATCAAAAATAGCCGGCTGCAGGATAAAATAGAGGACTAAGGAAATCGGAACCGTTTGAATCGCTTGAAACAGGGTTGAGGGTGTGCTTTTAATGTTGAACGGGGTGACAGATACATCCAAATTGCACAAACTGAACGAGATGATGGCCTGTTCTTTTGTAGAACCACACTAGGAAGTATTGCATGATCAAAATGATGAAGATGTCGGGAAGTGATTCAAACGTAAACAGGACGCCTTTGAACAGACCGATTGTCCATTTTTTGAGGAAGATTAAGAGAGTAGACAGGACAATGGCAAGGACAATCGAAACCAGATAAGTCCAAAGAACAAGCGTGAGTGAGTATGAATAAAGCGTGAAAAATCAGGAAACAAATGCCGTTCAACATGAGATAACGGATTGACGTAAAGAATGTGGCTAGGTTGAATAGCTTCCTTTAACAATTGTAAAATCTGAGTTAAAAACGGATAGACAGTTAAGTGAGTATCATGAAATAAAGCAGGAGAAGCACTTATAAGGACTAAGCCAAAAATAGTCCAAATGAACGCGCTAAAAGTTTTTCCTATTGTCTCGATGAACGCCAATTCGTCTACGTCATTCGCTCTATTTGGCGTTCATTCCGTCGATGAACACCATTTCGGCCGCCTCATCCACTCCTTTTGGCGTTCATCCCGTCGATGAACGCCATTTCGTCTGCGTCATCCGCTCTATTTGGCGTTCATCCCGACGATGAACGCCATCTCGGCCGCCTCATCCACTCCTTTTGGCGTTCATCCCGTCGATGAACGCCATTTCGTCTACGTCATTCGCTCTATTTGGCGTTCATCCCGTCGATGAACGCCATTTCGTCTGCGTCATTCGCTCTATTTGGCGTTCATTCCGTCGATGAACGCCATTTCGTCTGCGTCATCCGTTCTATTTGGCGTTCATCCCGTCGATGAACGCCATTTCGTCTGCGTCATTCGCAATATTTGGCGTTCATCCCGTCGATGAACGCCATTTCGTCTGCGTCATCCGCTCTATCTGGCGTTCATCCCGTCGATGAACGCCAATTCGTCTGCGTCATCCGCTCTATTTGGCGTACATCCCGTCGATGAACACCATTTCGGCCGCCTCATCCACTCCTTTTGGCGTACATCCCGTCGATGAACGCCAATTCGTCTGCGTCATTCGCTCTATCTGGCGTACATCCCGTCGATGAACACCATTTCGGCCGCCTCATCCACTCCTTTTGACGTTCATCCCGTCGATGAACGCCATTTCGGCCGCCTCATCCACTCTATTTGGCGTTCATTCCGTCGATGAACGCCATTTCGGCCGCCTCATCCACTCCTTTTGGCGTTCATCCCGTCGATGAACGCCATTTCGTCTGCGTCATTCGCTCTATTTGGCGTTCATCCCGTCGATGAACGCCATTTCGTCTGCGTCATTCGCTCTATTTGGCGTTCATTCCGTCGATGAACGCCATTTCGTCTGCGTCATTCGCTCTATCTGGCGTTCATCCCGTCGATGAACGCCATTTCGTCTACGTCATTCGCTCTATTTGGCGTTCATCCCGTCGATGAACGCCAATTCGTCTACGTCATTCGCTCTATCTGGCGTACATCCCGATCTAACCCCTCGAATCTATGGGAAATTGGACAAATTATTACCATTAATTTACCATAAATCAACGGAAAGCCCTATATAATTTCTAATATTTAAAATTTTTATTGGGGATTTGAGGGATAGCGAATCCACGTTACGCTTAATTACTCGAAAAGCCCATTAGGAGGCCGATAGCGTATTCTGGTTACGCTCAATCTGAAAATCGTAATTGAAGTTTGTGACGAAAAAATAGGGGTTCTATCCGTAAGATAGAACCCCTATGAAAGGTTTAAGCTTCTGAGGACGATCGGTTTGTGCTTTTCGGAGACCCTTCTTTCAAAAGAAGATTTATGGTTCTTATCGGTTAAAGGTGGACTTTTTCAAGTAACCTGTTCAACCCAACCATCTCCCTAAAGATCCGATTGTCTAACTCACTTGCGCCTTTCAATAATAATATCACCAGAAAAGGAAGAGCCTATTCATCTTGATTTGATTTCATAATAGTCGAACTAATAGTCGTTTTTTTGTTTTTTAAGCGGGAAATAATGCTACTATAAGGATAGTTATACTAGGAGAGTGGGGGGATCCGGATGGCTCAATTAGAGATTGACGACTTGTCAAATGCTTTTTTTCAGAGTTGGGAAAAACTTCAACCTTTTACATTAGATGACCTTGAAAGGTATTATCAAACGGCTCCAGAGGTGTTTAACCATTATTTTCAGCAACATTGTCAGCGGACACCTGAGCGATTGGGAGCAGCCCTTGAACGCTATCCCGAACAGATCGCTACCATGAAGCGCGCTGCCGAGCTTTTGCCTTCCCTCATTGAAGAGGTTTATGAGAGGCTGTCGAACCTAATGGGTCTTGAAATGACCATTAAAACAAGACTTTTAGTCGGTTGCTTCGGGTCAAATGCCTATGTCACACATGATGGGACGCTTCATTTCGCTCTAGAGACGATGCCGGACAACCCGGATTATTTGACTGTTTTAGTCGCACACGAAATGGCTCACGCTTTCCATTT
This region includes:
- a CDS encoding GNAT family protein, producing MCLSSGRLHLREFKEDDWVAVHQYASQDIVCRYQTWGPNREEDSKAFVNQVMSAAIQEPRTRFAFAIIYDSSMIGAGELTIRDSINKAGEMGYIVNPNYWGKGIATEAAKLLIHYGFETLQLHRIYATCDPRNIGSAKVLKKVGMTQEGRMRDHLLIKDGWRDSLLHSILEHEWKKQ
- a CDS encoding class I SAM-dependent methyltransferase, with the translated sequence MENENKGNVQHQFGKSAASYVNSPIHKEGRDLKKLVEIADTVGTEELLDIATGGGHTANAFASLVKQVTALDLTKEMLEAAEQFITGNGHQNVKFVSGDAESLPFPNQSFDLVTCRIAAHHFPHVQAFISEVARVLRTNGQFLLDDNVVPESDVLDQFYNQLEKMRDYSHFRAWKKSEWIRMLETSGLVIQEWHRFEKTFQFAPWCDRMNLSPTDKDALTQFLLNSSHEMKQKFEVVIENDIIQSFKGEAFVLKATKPSN
- a CDS encoding GNAT family N-acetyltransferase, which produces MTIRKASLSDLSEITRLCLPLGYPVSEKEISSRVDQILNDNDHAVFVFETNEGLETLSGWIHIFGKHLIELEYAEIGGLVVDIEKRRQRIGERLMRRCEEWAKEKGYEEIRLRSGGQRKEAHAFYEKIGYQNINWQQLFKRQL
- a CDS encoding YdcF family protein — protein: MYISQLSEADLTDERMADLLFKGIEDDQKSGDCIFVVGSSKALQYRLPKAVELYQQGRAGKLLFSGGMRWEEGGLPEALTLKNEAIALGVPETDILIEDGSLNTLENVVASLLVLDRAFHLYAIKRLLVVTTSYHMRRLHLTLKTYMPKWIEFTLCQANDTNTNKNNWFLTEKGRRRVRTECLKLIKYVKQGALVDLDLGDL
- a CDS encoding ABC transporter permease subunit; amino-acid sequence: MDVSVTPFNIKSTPSTLFQAIQTVPISLVLYFILQPAIFDNDKYVFFMDVIRYSGGYSQYPPTTLWDVVLFETILLTAVSVPLVSKMFADEARDLLKKEYVNVSKTLGASKWTQIRKHVLPELMPNVFVVWIQPIIQALLMIGQLGVLQLYFGGTDVIRRAMETDVIPRTNEWSGFIGYQYQNFGAPPMDRTDPACLLLFSYFVI